In Lentimicrobiaceae bacterium, the DNA window ATATTGAATGGAAGGGTCAGAAAACATAGAGCGGGGAAAAATAAAAAGTAAATCTATTTTGACCCCTCCCCAACCCTCCCCTAATTTTAGGAGAGGGCGCAGTAACCCTGAAAATTAGTAGAATGCCTGATGGGAAGGGTCAGAAAAACTTAAAGCAATAAAAAGCTATGAATGGTATTCAATCTTATCAATCTGCACAATCCGCACAATCCGTACAATCGGAAGCAGTGCTTACAGCCGTGGATAACCGTGTTAACCTTATGCCCGATTATATGATGGTAGAGATAATGCAGGGAGCCACCGTTGTAGGTTCAAAGGAAATATTGGAAGCAACCCTGGCACATTGGGAACAAAAAAGGGGTAAAGCCTTTAACAACCTGACCAGGATATATTGCAGTAACAATGATTTCGCTCAGTCTGCCGACAGCCTGGCTATGCTGCTTGCAAATGAAAATACTATAGATGCCAAATACCGGCTTGCTGCAAGGCAGATGGAAAGACGCGACAGCCTGGCTGCCACTGCCACCCTTGCATCCATACCACTTACGTTTGTTCTTTCTCCTGAACAGGCAGCAGAACATTTTCGCTATGTGGAGTTTTACAATATACTAAAACAACTCCAGCAGGATACTACCGGTATAATGAACATGGATACTTTGCTTGTACAACGCCTGTTTGGGTTGGCGCAGGATTACGAAAGCAATACCGGGATGTATGCACTGAATATATTGCGGGCTGCAGATTACGTTCATTACGAAGATACGCTTATACTGCCATCCGGCTTTAAAACGATTAAGCTTCGTGATTATACCACGGGAGTAGTGAATGATAACCCTGAGGAATACATTAAATTGTATCCAAATCCTGCCCATGATTAT includes these proteins:
- a CDS encoding T9SS type A sorting domain-containing protein; translated protein: MNGIQSYQSAQSAQSVQSEAVLTAVDNRVNLMPDYMMVEIMQGATVVGSKEILEATLAHWEQKRGKAFNNLTRIYCSNNDFAQSADSLAMLLANENTIDAKYRLAARQMERRDSLAATATLASIPLTFVLSPEQAAEHFRYVEFYNILKQLQQDTTGIMNMDTLLVQRLFGLAQDYESNTGMYALNILRAADYVHYEDTLILPSGFKTIKLRDYTTGVVNDNPEEYIKLYPNPAHDYIIAEYKLEEGNVPAQLQFTDITGKVISRKDLQKNTDQVIIPLTSLGKGNYVLKIAYKGKARLSSIFSVY